The Gemmatirosa kalamazoonensis nucleotide sequence CTCGCGCAGGGGACCGAGGACGCGATGCTCGAGTACCACGCCGGCGTGATCGCGCAGACGCTCGGCCGCGCCGACGCGCGTGCGCACCTCGCGCGCGCGCTCGCGCTCAACCCGTCGTTCCACCCGACCCAGGCGGCCGACGCGCGGCGGCGAATCGAGGGCACGAGGGCAGGAGGGCAGGAAGGCAGGAGAGGGAACGGGGAAGGCTCCTGCCCTCCGGCCCTCCTGCCCTCCTGCCCTGGAGCCGTCCGATGAGCGACCTCCTCGCGTTCGTGCAGCTCGGCGTGCGGCACATCCTCGACGTCGAGGCGGTCGACCACATCCTCTTTCTCGTCGCGCTCGCGGCGATCTACCGGCCGCGCGACTGGCGCGCCGCGCTGTGGGTGGTGAGCGCGTTCACGGTCGGCCACTCGGTGACGCTCGCGCTCGCGGTGACCGGCGTGGTGCGATTCCCGGGGCGCGTCGTCGAGTTCCTCATCCCGGTCACCATCGTCGCGACGGCGATCGCGAACGTCGCGCGCGGCCGTCGCGGGGTCGGCGTGCACGGTGGGCGGCGGCGCGCGGTGCGTGCGCTGCTCGCCGGCGCGTTCGGGCTGGTGCACGGCGCGGGGTTCGCGAACTATCTGCGCGACGTGTTCGTCGACCGCGTGGCGCTGCCGCTGTTCGGCTTCAACGTCGGCATCGAGATCGGACAGGTCGTCGTGCTGGTGGCGGCGTTCGCCGCGCTGGCGCTGCTCGATCGGGCCATCGCCGTCGCGCGCCGCGGCGTGGGCGACGCGCTCCCGTGGCGCGTCGTCGGCGTGTCGGCGGCGGTCGCCGTCGTCGCGGCGCGGTGGGCGGTGGAGCGCGCGCCGTGGTGACGCGGCGTGTGGCGGCCGCGTTAGGCGCGCTGGGCGCCGCCTGCGCGTCGGCGGTCGCGTCGGCGGTCGCGGCGACGTCGGCGGGCGCGCATCCGCTGCACGTGACGTACGCCGACGTCGCGGTCGCGCGCGGCACGGCGACCGTGACG carries:
- a CDS encoding HupE/UreJ family protein; translation: MSDLLAFVQLGVRHILDVEAVDHILFLVALAAIYRPRDWRAALWVVSAFTVGHSVTLALAVTGVVRFPGRVVEFLIPVTIVATAIANVARGRRGVGVHGGRRRAVRALLAGAFGLVHGAGFANYLRDVFVDRVALPLFGFNVGIEIGQVVVLVAAFAALALLDRAIAVARRGVGDALPWRVVGVSAAVAVVAARWAVERAPW